The following proteins are encoded in a genomic region of Thiomonas sp. X19:
- a CDS encoding DUF4124 domain-containing protein translates to MPAVASVRTPSRLLHAGAVPAALFAVASLFMVQSAMAQWKWISPAGVVQYSDLPPPPNIPLKNILAKPAAASMRTHAPAATTASGPASASAPAAKDTAQSQAQTQATRELQQKLEQDKRAKEAAQRLQQEVGAQARQANCQQAQRQLQTLDSGVRLAEMDAQGNRAFLTDAQRTAQRQQAMAAVANYCR, encoded by the coding sequence ATGCCCGCAGTCGCCTCCGTCCGCACCCCAAGCCGCTTGCTGCATGCTGGCGCCGTGCCTGCCGCCTTGTTCGCTGTGGCCAGCCTTTTCATGGTCCAGTCCGCCATGGCTCAATGGAAATGGATTTCCCCCGCCGGCGTGGTGCAGTACAGCGACCTGCCGCCGCCGCCGAATATTCCACTCAAAAACATCCTGGCCAAACCGGCCGCCGCTTCCATGCGGACACATGCGCCGGCGGCAACGACGGCTTCTGGCCCTGCATCCGCCTCGGCGCCAGCGGCGAAGGACACAGCGCAGTCTCAAGCGCAAACCCAAGCCACGCGCGAGCTGCAGCAAAAGCTGGAGCAAGACAAGCGCGCCAAGGAAGCGGCGCAACGTTTGCAACAAGAGGTTGGCGCACAAGCCAGGCAGGCCAACTGCCAACAGGCGCAGCGCCAGTTGCAGACGCTCGACAGTGGCGTGCGCCTGGCCGAGATGGACGCGCAGGGTAACCGCGCCTTTCTCACCGACGCCCAACGTACCGCGCAGCGCCAGCAGGCCATGGCTGCGGTTGCGAACTACTGCCGCTGA
- the guaA gene encoding glutamine-hydrolyzing GMP synthase: MHDTILILDFGSQVTQLIARRVREAHVYCEIHPNDVGDAFIREMAQKGLKGIILSGSHASTYEDHELRAPQAVWEVGVPVLGICYGMFTMTEQLGGQVEASVHREFGYAEVRAHGHARLFDGIEDFSTPEGHGMLKVWMSHGDKVTALPPGFKLMASTPSCPIAGMADEARGYYAVQFHPEVTHTVQGKAILTRFVRGICGCRGDWIMGDYIAEAVARIREQVGEEEIILGLSGGVDSSVAAALIHRAIGDQLTCVFVDHGLLRLNEAQLVMEMFAGRLHAKVVHVDASAEFLGALAGVQDPEQKRKIIGREFVEVFQREAKKLVNAKWLAQGTIYPDVIESGGAKTKKATTIKSHHNVGGLPQTLGLKLLEPLRELFKDEVRELGVALGLPPEMVYRHPFPGPGLGVRILGEVKPQYADLLRRADAIFIEELRAFKDEATGKSWYDLTSQAFAVFLPIKSVGVMGDGRTYDYVVALRAVQTSDFMTADWAELPYALLKKVSSRIINEVRGINRVTYDVSSKPPATIEWE; the protein is encoded by the coding sequence ATGCACGACACCATCCTGATCCTGGACTTCGGTTCCCAGGTGACTCAGCTTATTGCCCGCCGCGTGCGCGAAGCGCATGTGTACTGCGAAATCCACCCGAACGATGTGGGCGACGCCTTCATCCGCGAGATGGCGCAAAAGGGGCTCAAGGGCATCATCCTCTCAGGCAGCCACGCCAGCACCTATGAGGACCACGAGCTGCGCGCACCGCAGGCGGTTTGGGAGGTGGGCGTGCCGGTGCTAGGTATTTGCTACGGCATGTTCACGATGACCGAACAGTTGGGTGGACAGGTCGAGGCCTCTGTCCACCGTGAGTTCGGCTACGCCGAGGTACGGGCGCATGGCCATGCCCGTTTGTTCGATGGCATCGAAGATTTCAGCACGCCCGAAGGCCACGGCATGCTCAAGGTCTGGATGAGCCATGGCGACAAGGTCACGGCGCTGCCACCAGGTTTCAAACTGATGGCGTCCACGCCAAGCTGCCCGATTGCCGGCATGGCCGACGAGGCGCGCGGCTACTACGCCGTGCAGTTTCATCCCGAGGTGACGCACACCGTGCAGGGCAAGGCCATCCTCACGCGCTTCGTGCGCGGGATTTGCGGCTGCAGGGGTGACTGGATCATGGGTGACTACATCGCCGAAGCCGTGGCCCGCATCCGCGAGCAGGTTGGCGAGGAGGAGATCATCCTTGGGCTCTCCGGCGGGGTCGATTCCAGCGTGGCCGCGGCGCTGATCCACCGCGCCATCGGCGACCAGCTCACCTGCGTGTTCGTCGACCACGGCCTGCTGCGCCTGAACGAAGCGCAATTGGTCATGGAGATGTTCGCCGGGCGCTTGCATGCCAAGGTCGTGCACGTGGATGCGAGTGCAGAATTTCTCGGCGCCTTGGCAGGGGTGCAGGACCCGGAACAGAAGCGCAAGATCATCGGCCGCGAGTTCGTCGAAGTCTTTCAGCGCGAGGCGAAAAAGCTGGTGAATGCCAAATGGCTGGCGCAAGGCACTATTTACCCGGACGTGATCGAGTCCGGTGGCGCCAAGACCAAGAAGGCCACCACCATCAAGAGCCACCACAACGTCGGCGGGCTGCCGCAAACGCTCGGCCTCAAGCTGCTGGAGCCGCTGCGCGAGTTGTTCAAGGACGAGGTGCGCGAGCTCGGCGTGGCGCTGGGTCTGCCGCCCGAGATGGTGTATCGCCATCCCTTCCCCGGCCCCGGCCTGGGCGTGCGCATTCTCGGCGAGGTCAAGCCCCAGTACGCCGACCTGCTGCGCCGCGCCGATGCCATCTTCATCGAGGAACTGCGCGCCTTCAAGGACGAGGCCACGGGCAAGAGCTGGTACGACCTCACCAGCCAGGCCTTTGCCGTGTTCCTACCCATCAAGAGCGTTGGCGTGATGGGCGACGGACGCACCTACGACTACGTGGTTGCGCTGCGCGCGGTGCAGACCAGCGACTTCATGACCGCC
- the guaB gene encoding IMP dehydrogenase: MRLLGKALTFDDVLLVPAYSQVLPKDTSLSTQLTRRVRLNIPLISAAMDTVTESKLAIAMAQEGGIGIIHKNLTPKAQATEVARVKRYESGVLKDPITISPSVKISDVVNLSRQHGISGFPVIENGKVVGIVTNRDLRFETRFDSPVRDIMTPRERLVTVREGATVDEAKALMHRYRLERVLVINDAYELRGLMTVKDIQKATERPNAARDPQGKLRVGAAVGVGDGTEERVEALVRAGVDVIVVDTAHGHSQGVIDRVRWVKQHYPDVDVIGGNIATAEAARALADVGADGVKVGIGPGSICTTRIVAGVGVPQITAIANVAQALAGSGVPLVADGGVRYSGDISKAIAAGAHTVMMGSMFAGTEEAPGEVILFQGRSYKTYRGMGSIGAMNAGSADRYFQDGTHASAAAGAEKFVPEGIEGRVPYKGSLAAILYQLVGGVRSSLGYCGCASIDAMRGQAQFVEITSAGMRESHVHDVQITKEAPNYHVD, translated from the coding sequence ATGCGCCTGCTCGGAAAAGCGTTGACCTTTGACGACGTGTTACTGGTCCCGGCTTATTCTCAAGTTCTACCCAAAGACACCAGCCTTTCCACCCAGCTCACACGCCGCGTGCGCCTGAACATTCCGCTGATTTCGGCGGCGATGGACACGGTGACCGAGTCCAAGTTGGCCATTGCCATGGCCCAGGAAGGCGGTATCGGCATCATCCACAAAAACCTCACACCCAAGGCGCAGGCCACGGAGGTGGCGCGTGTCAAGCGCTACGAATCCGGAGTGCTGAAGGATCCGATCACCATTTCGCCGAGCGTCAAGATCAGCGACGTGGTCAACCTGTCACGCCAGCATGGCATTTCGGGTTTTCCGGTGATCGAGAACGGCAAGGTGGTGGGCATCGTCACCAACCGCGATTTGCGTTTCGAGACGCGGTTCGACTCGCCTGTGCGCGACATCATGACCCCACGCGAGCGGCTGGTCACGGTGCGTGAAGGCGCCACGGTGGACGAAGCCAAGGCGCTGATGCACAGGTACCGGCTGGAACGCGTGCTGGTGATCAACGACGCCTACGAGCTGCGCGGCTTGATGACGGTGAAAGACATCCAGAAAGCCACCGAACGTCCCAACGCGGCGCGCGACCCGCAAGGCAAGCTGCGCGTCGGCGCTGCCGTGGGTGTGGGCGACGGCACCGAGGAGCGCGTGGAGGCTTTGGTGCGCGCCGGGGTGGACGTGATCGTGGTGGACACCGCGCACGGCCACAGCCAGGGCGTGATCGACCGCGTGCGCTGGGTCAAGCAGCACTACCCGGATGTGGACGTGATCGGCGGCAACATCGCCACGGCCGAGGCGGCGCGGGCGCTGGCCGATGTGGGGGCGGACGGCGTCAAGGTCGGCATCGGGCCAGGCTCCATCTGCACCACCCGTATCGTTGCCGGCGTCGGTGTGCCGCAGATCACGGCCATTGCCAATGTGGCGCAGGCGCTGGCCGGCAGCGGCGTGCCGCTGGTGGCCGACGGCGGGGTGCGTTATTCGGGCGACATCTCCAAGGCCATTGCCGCCGGCGCGCATACGGTGATGATGGGCAGCATGTTCGCCGGGACCGAAGAGGCGCCGGGCGAAGTGATTTTGTTCCAGGGTCGCTCCTACAAGACCTACCGCGGCATGGGTTCCATCGGCGCGATGAACGCCGGGTCGGCCGACCGCTACTTCCAGGACGGCACCCATGCTTCGGCCGCTGCGGGAGCCGAGAAATTCGTGCCCGAGGGCATCGAAGGCCGGGTGCCTTACAAAGGCTCGCTTGCCGCCATCCTCTATCAGTTGGTCGGCGGCGTGCGCTCGTCCCTGGGCTATTGCGGCTGCGCCAGCATCGACGCCATGCGCGGGCAGGCGCAGTTCGTCGAAATCACCTCGGCCGGCATGCGCGAAAGCCATGTCCACGACGTGCAGATCACGAAGGAAGCACCCAACTACCACGTCGATTGA
- a CDS encoding asparaginase yields the protein MQSKIDISLPKVLVLGTGGTIAGVSTAHPAQAGYRAGALDIAALVAAAPGIEQLANLQAEQIASIDSKDMGAAVWVQLAGRIRDGLQQGDVAGCVVTHGSDTLEETAYFLHCVLPAGKPVVLTAAMRPATALSADGPRNLYDAVQVAACLQARGLGVVCVLHGRIHSACDVSKAQPTAVDAFSSGERGPLGFVGVQGVQITRQLPSQPPGPLPQTPWQPPRGSWPRVELVHSHAGADGAVVRALMQASQSGDPSHKLAGLVVLGTGSGTVHEQLQTALDEAEAAGIRVAYASRVGALSGGDFDGLNAIKIRIRLMLELAAATG from the coding sequence ATGCAATCAAAAATCGATATTTCCCTGCCCAAAGTTCTCGTGCTCGGTACCGGAGGCACCATCGCCGGGGTCTCCACGGCGCATCCGGCACAGGCTGGCTACCGGGCCGGCGCGCTCGATATCGCCGCTCTTGTTGCTGCCGCACCCGGCATCGAGCAACTTGCGAACTTGCAGGCCGAGCAAATCGCGAGCATCGACAGCAAGGACATGGGCGCTGCCGTCTGGGTGCAACTCGCCGGCCGCATCCGCGACGGGTTGCAGCAGGGTGACGTGGCCGGCTGCGTCGTCACCCATGGCAGCGACACGCTGGAGGAAACCGCCTACTTCCTGCATTGCGTGCTGCCGGCTGGCAAGCCTGTGGTCTTGACCGCAGCGATGCGGCCCGCCACGGCGCTCTCGGCCGACGGGCCGCGCAATCTGTACGACGCGGTGCAAGTCGCCGCGTGCCTGCAGGCACGAGGGCTTGGCGTGGTCTGCGTGCTGCATGGGCGCATTCATAGCGCTTGCGATGTGAGCAAAGCACAGCCGACGGCGGTGGATGCGTTCTCGTCCGGCGAACGCGGCCCGCTCGGTTTCGTCGGCGTGCAGGGCGTGCAGATCACGCGCCAGCTGCCGTCGCAACCGCCAGGCCCGTTGCCGCAGACACCATGGCAACCCCCAAGGGGAAGCTGGCCCCGCGTGGAGTTGGTGCATAGCCATGCGGGCGCAGACGGCGCGGTGGTGCGGGCCTTGATGCAGGCATCGCAAAGCGGCGATCCAAGCCACAAGCTGGCGGGTTTGGTGGTGCTGGGAACGGGCAGCGGCACGGTGCATGAGCAGCTGCAAACTGCCCTCGACGAGGCCGAGGCAGCCGGCATCAGGGTGGCTTACGCCTCGCGCGTGGGAGCTTTGTCTGGAGGTGACTTCGACGGCTTGAACGCCATCAAGATTCGCATCCGCCTGATGCTGGAACTGGCTGCTGCAACAGGCTGA